In Halapricum desulfuricans, a single window of DNA contains:
- a CDS encoding ABC transporter ATP-binding protein: MSVIDVTDLTKHYGEVRAVRGINFSVEAGEVFGFLGPNGAGKTTTIRTMLGLLDPTAGRATVLNADSTDERAMIEAKRSIGYLPANPAFDDGATGREILDLHASIKGDDRREELLELFEPPLDRNVREYSSGNVQKLGVVQAFMHDPELVIMDEPTSGLDPLMQQRFNEFVRAEREQGVTVFFSSHVLSEVRRVCDRVAILREGELVTTEAIESLLDRSGKFVRARIVGSVEPGAFDGDAVHGLERTRIDDRAGELLAATGHEGDAEVVTEVRFTYTGDINDLVTELGKHTYVDLDVEEAPLEEVFMRFYGPEGSDDSDRQSTRDVEAEPSGGDLDA; the protein is encoded by the coding sequence ATGAGTGTCATTGACGTGACGGACCTGACCAAACACTACGGCGAGGTCCGGGCCGTCCGGGGGATCAACTTCAGTGTTGAGGCGGGTGAAGTGTTCGGTTTTCTCGGTCCAAACGGTGCGGGCAAGACAACGACGATCCGGACAATGCTAGGGTTACTGGATCCGACGGCAGGGCGGGCGACGGTACTCAACGCGGATAGCACCGACGAGCGGGCGATGATCGAGGCCAAGCGATCAATCGGCTACCTGCCGGCGAATCCCGCGTTCGACGACGGCGCGACCGGCCGGGAGATACTTGACCTCCACGCCTCGATCAAGGGCGACGACCGGCGCGAGGAGTTGCTGGAACTGTTCGAGCCCCCGCTGGACCGCAACGTCCGGGAGTACTCCTCGGGAAACGTACAGAAACTCGGCGTCGTCCAGGCGTTCATGCACGATCCAGAGCTGGTGATCATGGACGAACCGACGAGCGGGCTCGATCCGCTGATGCAACAGCGGTTCAACGAGTTCGTCCGCGCGGAGCGCGAGCAGGGCGTGACGGTGTTTTTCTCCTCGCACGTGCTCAGCGAAGTGCGGCGGGTGTGCGACCGGGTCGCGATCCTCCGGGAGGGCGAACTCGTCACGACCGAGGCGATCGAATCGCTGCTCGACCGCTCGGGCAAGTTCGTCCGCGCCCGGATCGTCGGCAGCGTCGAACCCGGCGCGTTCGACGGCGATGCGGTCCACGGTCTCGAGCGAACCCGGATCGACGACCGCGCCGGCGAGTTGCTCGCAGCGACCGGCCACGAGGGCGACGCCGAGGTCGTCACCGAAGTCAGGTTCACCTACACCGGCGACATCAACGATCTCGTGACCGAACTCGGGAAGCACACGTACGTCGATCTCGACGTCGAGGAGGCCCCGCTCGAAGAGGTGTTCATGCGGTTTTACGGACCCGAGGGAAGCGACGACTCGGACAGACAGTCGACACGGGACGTCGAAGCCGAACCGTCCGGGGGCGATCTCGATGCTTGA
- a CDS encoding DUF2391 domain-containing protein, with translation MKERQKHKLADTAQQIVGGFLLSGPFVVTQEVWALALNMTVFHNVFIICIVVAIGYGGLYGADNDRDPGREAAVAGIPVRFISVLIVAFGSVGTLAFAVTAPSQFLGGLALTDRLIVTFRAISVGAVFSVVGAVTTDSLF, from the coding sequence ATGAAGGAACGGCAAAAGCACAAACTCGCGGACACTGCCCAGCAAATCGTCGGCGGGTTCCTCCTGTCGGGTCCGTTTGTCGTAACCCAAGAAGTGTGGGCGCTCGCGCTGAACATGACCGTATTCCACAACGTGTTCATCATCTGTATCGTCGTCGCGATCGGATACGGCGGTCTGTACGGTGCCGACAACGACCGTGACCCCGGACGCGAGGCTGCTGTCGCCGGGATTCCGGTCCGGTTCATCTCGGTGCTGATCGTCGCGTTCGGTTCTGTCGGGACCCTCGCGTTCGCGGTCACCGCCCCCAGTCAGTTCCTGGGCGGGCTTGCTCTGACCGACCGCCTGATCGTGACGTTCCGGGCCATCAGCGTCGGTGCCGTCTTCAGTGTCGTCGGCGCAGTGACGACCGATAGTCTGTTCTAA
- a CDS encoding DUF456 domain-containing protein, producing the protein MIRDPTILTPLIRGVPIPDPFVVVAFALLIAGVVFSVVPLLPGPILSVGGVLVYWWATGDPGWLALAALLAVGVAAVLVDWLGGAAAAKGSGVSTRVSLLAGVVGLAGTVVAGPVGLLVGVAGTVFLASYAREREAATGIRTAAYATAGVLGTVVVQTLLTGSVLVTVAVIALL; encoded by the coding sequence ATGATTCGCGATCCAACGATACTCACACCCCTGATACGCGGGGTACCGATTCCCGACCCGTTCGTCGTCGTCGCGTTCGCGTTGCTGATCGCGGGCGTCGTCTTCAGCGTCGTCCCGCTGTTACCGGGGCCAATACTGTCTGTCGGCGGTGTACTCGTCTACTGGTGGGCGACCGGCGATCCAGGCTGGCTAGCACTGGCTGCGTTGCTCGCAGTCGGCGTGGCGGCGGTACTGGTCGATTGGCTGGGTGGTGCGGCGGCAGCGAAGGGGAGCGGTGTCTCGACACGAGTGAGCCTACTCGCCGGCGTCGTCGGCCTTGCCGGAACCGTCGTCGCCGGGCCGGTCGGTCTGCTCGTAGGCGTCGCAGGGACGGTGTTCCTGGCGAGTTACGCCCGTGAGCGGGAGGCGGCTACCGGGATCCGAACGGCGGCGTACGCGACTGCGGGCGTACTCGGGACGGTCGTCGTCCAGACCCTTCTGACCGGGTCGGTCCTGGTCACTGTCGCGGTGATCGCGCTGCTGTAG